The genomic DNA GAGACGGATCAACCCCATTCCGTGCAGCAGTCCCAGTTCAAGCTCACACTGggcatctccatcattgtCTTGAAGAGGCATCCAGGGGTCAACGTTTGTTCTTCAACAACTGGAACAACTTGAAATTCCTCAGAATCTTACGCCACGTCCTGTCTTCCGTTTATTGACGCTCTTGGTTCGAAGTTTAGGGCTCAGGAGACTCTAGTCTTGACGGGCAGTATCATTAAGCATTCCCATCTACCTAACCGCGGctatctcgatatcagtgATCTGATACATCGAGTTTGGGCTGCTGATCTTTGTTCGACTGAATCCTTTCGCTACTATATGGAGTAAGGAAGTTTATCTCTCCAGTACCATGTCAGTCAGTGGACCTTGTATCTGGTTGTCCTCTTTGCCACCTCCGTCTAGTTCTCATTTGACTGCAATTACGAATTCTTGGTCGACGCCTTCTTGGAACGTTGAACAGGCTACATCAAGGACAAAGGCAGTCTCCCCTGAGTTGCCCAGAtcgttggagaaagaaagcaattCAGCAAAGACGCCTGTCGACATGCAGTCTGCCGTTATTAAGGCTGAAAATGCCTTCCCAGCTGGAGCGCCCGTGGGTCAATCAAATTCGGTTCGATACTCCGGGGTAGAAATGCCCTCGGATTCCTCGGGAAATCGGAATGTCCAAGCTGATGGTGACGCTTCGTTGTCCCGAATGAAACTCGAAAGACTGAACCATAGTGAACCACTTCTCTCTATTCCTCGAGGGGGGTCTAGCCCCCAAGCCCCAAGAGAGTTGACACCAGAAGCAAGAACAGGAGACCAAGAGGAACAACACGATCACGAGAAGGACAATGTGGAAgcaggagcttcttcggaCGATGGAATAGGGTCGCCGAGAACAGCATTAGATCCTaaaacagagaagaagaagatgaaaagatTCCGGTGAGTAATCGGGCATGATATAGTCCAAAATCCATGGAATCCGGCTGACGAAACTGGAAGACTCACACACAATCAAACTCGCTTCTTGATGAGTGAGTTCACTCGTCAAGCACACCCTGACGCTGCGCACCGAGAACGATTGTCAAGAGAGATACCTGGGTTGACACCGCGGCAAGTTCAGGTTTGGTTTCAGAACAGGTACACTTGCAGCTCTCTATCACCACCACAATAACACACTAATGCCATTATTATAGACGAGCTAAGCTCAAGCGGCTTACCAGCAATGATCGGGAGCGAATGTTGAAATCTAGAGCACTGCCGGAAGACTTTGATACTACTCAAGTGCTAAGGACTCCTTTCGATAACAAGACTGCGTCAGAAACACCGGTTCCGTTTCCCTTTTACCATATGACTTCTATTTCGGGCGCTAATGCATCAAAGATGCTACTGACGGACGGACTTCAACGGCTCAATGACGACGACTATGTGATCTCGCCACTAAGCTCAGCTTCGACAACAACAGGAAGTGGCTTCCCCTCTACTGCCGCTGATCGGAATTTGGAGGGCTATATGCCAAATGGCACATTAGCAAATCGGGCTGCGCCAACACCCGTCCCCGATCTCCAGAGACACAACCGTAGTGCCTTCCCATTCTCAAGATCTAGCAGTTTTTCCGAGCCGTCCTTCAACCCAAGCCTGCACTTTCCTGGCCGGTATTCTCGACCAGGCGAGCCGGTCAGTCACCCTGGTATGCCATACGGTCGGCGACCAGTGGATTATGGAATCAACCGGCCAGGCACTAGTATGGTTGTTGGATATGATGGCCATCGACAGTTGGAGGGTTCCGTCTCACCAACAGGACAAACAGATCAACCCATGGCATATGGTATGGACGGTCATAGTATGGATTACCTTTATACCCTTTGTAGCTGTGCTTGAAACTGACTTCTTGCCGATAGGCCAGCAATTACATAGCTACCAACATTCGCTCACGATGCCTGCCTCGAAAGGATTTGGTGGGCTCGACTTGAACTCCCATATGCAACCGCACGGAAGACACATACCTGCACTGCAATCCCTACCGGTTTCAGAAGCTCCAGACTATCGACACTATTCATACAGTCACCATCCATATAGCATGAGCACTGCTATGCCATACACACAAGCCAATGCATCCAGTATGAGCCTTCCTGCATCGTTTCCCTCTGACACGGGTAGTGCGTCACACGGATCTGTTGGCGGCTCTACTGAAGACCGAATTAATAATCCACCGCAAGCCTTGGACCCCTTGAGGACCAAGTTTAGCAACCAACCATTCGAGTACTCCAACTATCTCTGATCCCAGAGCCTGTTGGTGGCAGTTTTACTCCCTCCTCTACTCCTGCTGGTCTCGACTTCTTTTAATCAGTCCTTCACCCCTGGTTTATATCTTCCTGGGCGGTTAATACTtttatatttgtttttttatcTGTCGCTAGTATTGTGTGCTACTTGGCGTTCGCATCTTCATTCCAGTACATATTTACCTAATTTTGGTCTAGGTCTATTACTGTTGTTGTGTTTAtaaggaggggaaaaaattCTGTTTGCATAGGACTCACTAGCAGTTGTGCTACGAGATGTTACATTGGCGTTTATTATCCTTTTCCCCCCCACAAGGTTATCTTCAAccttcctctttgcttttcacCTCTGCGCCTTTTCACACTTTCCCTTTTAATCCCAAAAaatatttcttccagataCGAGGGGTGTGAGCGAGAGGTTCAACTTGTTGTTCGGGGGAATGCACCTACTGATCACCTTTGACGTAGGGTTTGTCTGCagtatatagtatattaCCTTTCTGATTCTTGAATTCTACTCAGGCTAATTTGAGGCTTTGCAATTACCCACGTAGAGCTACTAGTAGAGAGGTAAAACATACAGCATAGAAGACGTCACTCGGATGTAGACTAAGGTGAAGCTATAAAGTAGGGAAACCTGTTAATGGCGTAAGGTTTCAAGCCGTACTCGATGTATATGCGAGACAGACTTAGGTAGGTCTATAAGGCATCCAACACCGACCATGACTCAACTTGGGACTATGTCGGTGCCGAACCAGTAGGCATCGAAAGATTGCAGGTTACTCGACGACTTGATTGCTTCGAAGCATCGCCTGAAGAAAACCGTCAAATCAGCATTGAGTGAAAGTAATCCTGCGCCAACGATGACCGATGGCCAACAACAGGCGTTGCATGATTGGTGACGGTATCACGGGATCCCAGCCAGTCGACCAATCAGCGTGCAGACATTGCTAATTGCTTTTGTACTATAATTCGGGGTTAGGAAGTATAAAActcaaagaatatccagttTCTCTATGATCTTTTCTatcactttctccttctctatCAGCAGACAACCAATATAATCATTGGGATCTATTTGACTTGATCATCAAAATCGTCAAttgtctttttctgtgcACTAAGTCTTCGAGCTCGACTTGTTCATTTTGATTAAGCATCCGCCTCGGCTTTACGTCATACATCTAGAACCAAGTACTACCAGTTTCAAGGCAAAGACTTCTTTTCTTAGTGTTCTATTGTTACCAAATCGACGAGAATTCACAATGGTTCATCCTACTTCCACCTGTTGTAAAACCTCAGGAGACGGGTCCTGCGTTTGCGCAGCTCAAGCCAAGTGCTCCTGCGGCAAGGAGAGCGCTCTTCATTGCACCTGCAACAAGGCCGCAACCGAAAACACTATCTCTGGGGCTCGGTGCTCAT from Aspergillus oryzae RIB40 DNA, chromosome 7 includes the following:
- a CDS encoding homeobox domain-containing protein (predicted protein), whose amino-acid sequence is MDSHLTAITNSWSTPSWNVEQATSRTKAVSPELPRSLEKESNSAKTPVDMQSAVIKAENAFPAGAPVGQSNSVRYSGVEMPSDSSGNRNVQADGDASLSRMKLERLNHSEPLLSIPRGGSSPQAPRELTPEARTGDQEEQHDHEKDNVEAGASSDDGIGSPRTALDPKTEKKKMKRFRLTHNQTRFLMSEFTRQAHPDAAHRERLSREIPGLTPRQVQVWFQNRRAKLKRLTSNDRERMLKSRALPEDFDTTQVLRTPFDNKTASETPVPFPFYHMTSISGANASKMLLTDGLQRLNDDDYVISPLSSASTTTGSGFPSTAADRNLEGYMPNGTLANRAAPTPVPDLQRHNRSAFPFSRSSSFSEPSFNPSLHFPGRYSRPGEPVSHPGMPYGRRPVDYGINRPGTSMVVGYDGHRQLEGSVSPTGQTDQPMAYGMDGHSQQLHSYQHSLTMPASKGFGGLDLNSHMQPHGRHIPALQSLPVSEAPDYRHYSYSHHPYSMSTAMPYTQANASSMSLPASFPSDTGSASHGSVGGSTEDRINNPPQALDPLRTKFSNQPFEYSNYL